In the genome of Halobacterium noricense, one region contains:
- the twy1 gene encoding 4-demethylwyosine synthase TYW1, with amino-acid sequence MPKQVDDPDYHHDNHTAAQTCGWTANSLRGEGTCYKHAFYGIRSHRCIQMTPVVRCNERCVFCWRDHAGHTYELDGVEWDDPEAVVDASIELQKKLLSGFGGNDDVPRERFEEAMDPRHVAISLDGEPTLYPYLPELLEEFHDRGLTTFLVSNGTRPEVLAECDPTQLYVSVDAPERATFDDVVGATEDDAWEKLVDTMDVLHDKDETRTVLRTTLVGGENMQNPDWYAGFFDRADPDFVELKAYMHVGDSRDRLDRDAMPNHEDVLEFAREVQAHMPEHTVLRDQEVSRVALLAREQDTWVPKLRADSEFWAGSTAD; translated from the coding sequence ATGCCCAAGCAGGTGGACGACCCGGACTACCACCACGACAACCACACCGCCGCCCAGACCTGCGGGTGGACGGCGAACTCCCTGCGCGGCGAGGGCACCTGTTACAAGCACGCGTTCTATGGCATCCGCTCGCACCGCTGCATCCAGATGACGCCCGTGGTGCGGTGCAACGAGCGCTGCGTGTTCTGCTGGCGCGACCACGCCGGCCACACGTACGAACTCGACGGCGTGGAGTGGGACGACCCGGAAGCGGTGGTGGACGCTTCCATCGAACTTCAGAAGAAACTGCTCTCGGGGTTCGGCGGCAACGACGACGTCCCGAGAGAACGCTTCGAGGAGGCGATGGACCCGCGCCACGTCGCCATCTCGTTGGACGGCGAACCGACGCTGTACCCGTACCTCCCGGAACTGCTCGAGGAGTTCCACGACCGCGGCCTGACGACGTTCCTCGTCTCGAACGGGACGCGTCCCGAAGTCCTCGCGGAGTGCGACCCGACGCAGTTGTACGTCTCCGTTGATGCCCCCGAGCGCGCGACGTTCGACGACGTGGTGGGCGCGACGGAGGACGACGCGTGGGAGAAGCTCGTGGACACGATGGACGTGCTCCACGACAAAGACGAGACGCGGACCGTGCTGCGGACGACGCTGGTCGGCGGCGAGAACATGCAGAACCCGGACTGGTACGCGGGCTTCTTCGACCGCGCGGACCCCGACTTCGTGGAACTGAAGGCGTACATGCACGTCGGCGACTCGCGGGACCGCCTCGACCGCGACGCGATGCCGAACCACGAGGACGTCCTGGAGTTCGCCCGCGAGGTCCAAGCGCACATGCCCGAACACACGGTGCTGCGCGACCAGGAGGTCTCGCGGGTGGCGCTGCTCGCCCGCGAGCAGGACACGTGGGTGCCGAAGCTCCGCGCGGACTCGGAGTTCTG
- the argS gene encoding arginine--tRNA ligase produces MFIAFRREVEAALDAALDDLGYPTEDLGIEEPPADVPAVLASSVAFRLAGEAQAPPPEVAAEIADAVDLSDAEYVESASTQGPYVNFTPSEAYFEGTLEDAQETEWGRLPDTDTSVVVEHTSANPTGPVHVGRARNPILGDALARVLDYAGYDVTREYYVNDAGRQMAVFTWAYENFDESDLPEPEREKPDYELVRYYRKGNEFLEEGDPEAVEEAEAEIASIIEGLDAGDEETYERVGEVVDQVLGGMKQTLDRLPATFDEFVKETRFLRDSSTHEVVERLQDSEYAYEEEDAWQLDLEEWDIEQSFVFLRSDDTTLYTTRDLAHHEWKFDTFDQAITVLGEDQELHANKLNAALDILGNDTDQLEEVFYAWVNLPGGESMSTRQGTGVDMDDLLDEAVARAEDAVRSRLDDRIRGDDLTDEDVERIARQVGIGAVRYDIVSKQPTKAITFDWEDALDFEGQSAPYVQYAHARACGIAAEAGDLEPELDAGLLDTPEERDLLKAIARFPGVVEEAAADREPHQIATFAREFVDTFNGFYRSRHVLSEDVDDDVAAARLALVNAARHTLANALDVLGIEAPESM; encoded by the coding sequence ATGTTCATCGCTTTCCGCCGGGAAGTCGAGGCGGCCCTCGACGCCGCGCTCGACGACCTCGGCTACCCGACCGAGGACCTCGGCATCGAGGAACCGCCCGCGGACGTGCCCGCCGTGCTCGCGTCCAGCGTGGCGTTCCGACTCGCCGGCGAGGCGCAGGCACCGCCGCCGGAGGTCGCCGCCGAAATCGCCGACGCCGTCGACCTCTCCGACGCGGAGTACGTCGAGAGCGCGTCCACGCAGGGGCCGTACGTGAACTTCACGCCCAGCGAAGCGTACTTCGAGGGGACGCTCGAAGACGCACAGGAGACGGAGTGGGGCCGGCTCCCCGACACCGACACGTCGGTCGTCGTCGAGCACACGAGCGCGAACCCGACGGGCCCGGTCCACGTCGGCCGCGCCCGCAACCCGATTCTCGGCGACGCGCTCGCGCGCGTTCTCGACTACGCCGGCTACGACGTCACCCGCGAGTACTACGTCAACGACGCCGGCCGCCAGATGGCCGTGTTCACGTGGGCGTACGAGAACTTCGACGAGAGTGACCTTCCCGAGCCCGAACGCGAGAAACCCGACTACGAACTCGTGCGCTACTACCGGAAGGGCAACGAGTTCTTAGAGGAGGGCGACCCCGAGGCCGTCGAGGAAGCCGAAGCCGAAATCGCGTCCATCATCGAAGGGCTGGACGCCGGCGACGAGGAGACCTACGAGCGCGTCGGCGAGGTCGTCGACCAGGTGCTCGGCGGGATGAAACAGACCCTCGACCGCCTCCCCGCGACCTTCGACGAGTTCGTCAAGGAGACGCGGTTCCTCCGGGACAGCTCCACGCACGAGGTCGTCGAACGTCTCCAGGACTCCGAGTACGCCTACGAGGAGGAGGACGCGTGGCAGCTCGACCTCGAGGAGTGGGACATCGAGCAGTCGTTCGTCTTCCTGCGCTCGGACGACACCACGCTGTACACCACCCGCGACCTCGCCCACCACGAGTGGAAGTTCGACACCTTCGACCAGGCCATCACCGTGCTCGGCGAGGACCAGGAACTCCACGCGAACAAACTCAACGCCGCGCTGGACATCCTCGGCAACGACACCGACCAGCTCGAAGAAGTGTTCTACGCGTGGGTGAACCTCCCGGGCGGCGAGTCGATGAGCACCCGCCAGGGCACGGGCGTGGACATGGACGACCTCCTCGACGAGGCGGTCGCGCGCGCCGAGGACGCCGTCCGCTCCCGGCTGGACGACCGCATCCGCGGCGACGACCTCACCGACGAGGACGTCGAACGCATCGCCCGGCAGGTCGGCATCGGCGCGGTGCGCTACGACATCGTCTCCAAGCAGCCCACGAAGGCGATTACGTTCGACTGGGAGGACGCCCTCGACTTCGAGGGGCAGAGCGCGCCCTACGTCCAGTACGCCCACGCCCGCGCCTGCGGCATCGCGGCGGAAGCCGGCGACCTCGAACCCGAACTGGACGCCGGTCTGCTGGACACGCCCGAGGAGCGCGACCTGCTGAAGGCTATCGCGCGGTTCCCGGGCGTCGTCGAGGAAGCCGCGGCGGACCGCGAACCGCACCAGATTGCAACGTTCGCGCGCGAGTTCGTAGACACGTTCAACGGGTTCTACCGCTCCCGGCACGTCCTCAGTGAGGACGTCGACGACGACGTCGCGGCCGCGCGCCTCGCGCTCGTGAACGCCGCGCGGCACACGCTGGCGAACGCGCTGGACGTGCTCGGCATCGAAGCGCCCGAGTCGATGTAG
- a CDS encoding radical SAM protein has protein sequence MISKGCEQCAKGGKMVLFVYGYCDQRDCFYCPLGENRKNVQQVYANERPVEDDEDIVQEAKLMDALGTSITGGEPQEVLDRTCRYLRLLKDEFGEDHHTHLYTGITGGRENMRRLSEAGLDEIRFHPPYEQWGDLHGTEWEEILYIAREEGLTPAFEIPGIRAEEEFLDFLDEGAADFCNVNEFEMSDGNYERMQDAGYELQEDHMSAVDGSKDAILEEMADHEKVYFCTSVFKDAAQHRSRLKRMARNVRREFDDVTEDGTLVYGKTTVTPQRIRELGVPEEFYTVKSSHVEVAWWILEEMIEEGDIDSGEIVEQYPTYDGQVVERTPLA, from the coding sequence GCGACTGCTTCTACTGCCCGCTGGGCGAGAACCGGAAGAACGTCCAGCAGGTGTACGCCAACGAGCGTCCCGTCGAGGACGACGAGGACATCGTCCAGGAAGCGAAGCTGATGGACGCACTCGGCACCTCGATTACGGGCGGCGAGCCTCAGGAAGTGCTGGACCGCACGTGCCGGTACCTCCGCCTGCTGAAAGACGAGTTCGGCGAGGACCACCACACGCACCTATACACGGGCATCACGGGCGGCCGCGAGAACATGCGCCGACTCAGCGAGGCCGGCCTCGACGAGATTCGCTTCCACCCGCCGTACGAGCAGTGGGGCGACCTCCACGGCACCGAGTGGGAGGAGATTCTGTACATCGCGCGCGAGGAGGGCCTGACGCCCGCATTCGAGATTCCCGGCATCCGCGCCGAGGAGGAGTTCCTCGACTTCCTCGACGAGGGCGCTGCCGACTTCTGCAACGTCAACGAGTTCGAGATGAGCGACGGCAACTACGAGCGCATGCAGGACGCCGGCTACGAGCTCCAGGAGGACCACATGAGCGCCGTCGACGGCTCGAAGGACGCCATCCTCGAGGAGATGGCCGACCACGAGAAGGTGTACTTCTGTACGAGCGTCTTCAAGGACGCCGCCCAGCACCGCTCGCGGCTCAAGCGGATGGCGCGGAACGTCCGCCGGGAGTTCGACGACGTCACCGAGGACGGCACGCTCGTCTACGGGAAGACGACCGTCACCCCTCAACGCATCCGGGAACTCGGCGTCCCCGAGGAGTTCTACACGGTGAAGTCCAGCCACGTCGAGGTCGCGTGGTGGATTCTCGAAGAGATGATCGAGGAGGGCGACATCGACAGCGGCGAAATCGTCGAGCAGTACCCGACGTACGACGGGCAAGTGGTAGAGCGGACGCCGCTCGCCTGA
- a CDS encoding DUF7571 family protein — translation MKPCQNCQTVIDEYVLDKQLEPLRDLTVDDFNVCADCATVVDDACVECGGAVYVPRSDSDVPDFCPACRSDLIEQTGHDPGWHRDPIST, via the coding sequence ATGAAACCGTGCCAAAACTGTCAGACGGTCATCGACGAGTACGTCTTGGACAAACAACTCGAACCCCTGCGCGACCTCACAGTTGACGACTTCAACGTCTGCGCGGACTGTGCGACCGTCGTCGACGACGCGTGCGTGGAGTGTGGCGGCGCGGTGTACGTTCCCCGAAGCGACTCGGACGTCCCCGACTTCTGCCCGGCCTGCCGCTCGGACCTCATCGAGCAGACGGGCCACGACCCCGGCTGGCACCGCGACCCGATTTCGACCTGA
- the prf1 gene encoding peptide chain release factor aRF-1, with amino-acid sequence MSEQEGAPSEDRRKYEFQKVIEDLKDYTGSGTQLVTIYIPPDKQISDVVAHVTQEHSEASNIKSKQTRTNVQDALKSIKDRLRYYDTFPPDNGLVVFSGAVDTGGGRTDMVTEVLESPPQPIESFRYHCDDAFLTEPLAEMLGDKGLYGLIVLDRREANVGWLKGKRIEAVKSASSLVPGKQRKGGQSAQRFARLRLEAIDNFYQEVAGMADDLFVPKRHEIDGILVGGPSPTKDEFLDGDYLHHELQDSVLGKFDVSYTDESGLKELVDRAQDTLAEADLMDDKSDMEEFFKELNGGDLATYGFEPTRKNLVMGSVETLLISEDLRKDVVTYECPNGHEERELLNQRADTPEHTCTECGEDAEVVERGDAIDHLMEIADNRGTDTHFISTDFEKGEQLLTAFGGIAGLLRYGTGV; translated from the coding sequence ATGAGCGAGCAGGAGGGCGCACCGTCCGAGGACCGCCGAAAGTACGAGTTCCAGAAGGTCATCGAGGACCTGAAGGACTACACCGGGAGCGGCACCCAGCTGGTGACCATCTACATCCCCCCGGACAAGCAGATTTCGGACGTCGTCGCCCACGTCACGCAGGAACACTCCGAAGCCTCCAACATCAAGTCCAAGCAGACCCGGACGAACGTCCAGGACGCACTCAAGTCCATCAAGGACCGTCTCCGGTACTACGACACGTTCCCGCCGGACAACGGCCTCGTCGTCTTCTCTGGCGCCGTCGACACCGGCGGCGGCCGCACGGACATGGTGACTGAGGTGCTCGAATCGCCGCCCCAGCCCATCGAGTCGTTCCGCTACCACTGCGACGACGCGTTCCTCACCGAGCCCTTAGCCGAGATGCTCGGTGACAAGGGCCTCTACGGGCTCATCGTCCTCGACCGCCGCGAAGCCAACGTCGGCTGGCTGAAGGGCAAACGCATCGAGGCCGTCAAGTCAGCGAGCAGCCTCGTCCCCGGCAAACAGCGCAAGGGTGGCCAGTCCGCACAGCGGTTCGCCCGCCTCCGGCTGGAAGCCATCGACAACTTCTACCAGGAGGTCGCCGGGATGGCCGACGACCTCTTCGTCCCGAAACGCCACGAAATCGACGGCATCCTCGTCGGCGGCCCCTCCCCGACGAAGGACGAGTTCCTCGACGGCGACTACCTCCACCACGAACTCCAGGACTCCGTGCTCGGGAAATTCGACGTCTCCTACACGGACGAATCCGGCCTGAAGGAGCTGGTCGACCGCGCCCAGGACACGCTCGCGGAAGCCGACCTGATGGACGACAAGTCCGACATGGAGGAGTTCTTCAAGGAGCTCAACGGCGGCGACCTCGCCACCTACGGCTTCGAACCCACGCGCAAGAACCTCGTCATGGGCTCCGTCGAGACCCTGCTCATCTCCGAGGACCTCCGCAAGGACGTCGTCACCTACGAGTGCCCCAACGGCCACGAGGAACGCGAACTCCTCAACCAGCGCGCCGACACCCCCGAGCACACGTGCACGGAGTGCGGCGAAGACGCCGAAGTCGTCGAACGCGGCGACGCCATCGACCACCTCATGGAAATCGCGGACAACCGCGGCACGGACACCCACTTCATCTCCACCGACTTCGAGAAAGGCGAACAACTGCTCACCGCCTTCGGTGGGATTGCCGGGCTGCTGCGGTACGGCACGGGCGTCTAG
- a CDS encoding MinD/ParA family ATP-binding protein translates to MTGRVFAVASGKGGVGKTTTAVNLAAVMAEADRSVVLVDYDLGMSNVGAVLDVEPAEATLHDVLAGDADTLDAVAEAPGEFDAMVGGTHIEDFGRADPSKLREVAEDLRAEYDVTIVDTGGGLSHDTTVPLGLADDVLLVSTPQVAALENTKKTLELAERVGGDVTGLILTRVGGSAVDVDEAVERIDAPLLGTIPEDGAVADSEEAGEPLVVYAPENPAAQSYRELGYELLGESPPVSFRDGEAEGEVSAGAAFAEVAGDEEEPERRSLLSRLTGGRLG, encoded by the coding sequence ATGACTGGACGCGTGTTCGCCGTCGCCTCCGGGAAGGGCGGCGTCGGCAAGACGACGACTGCCGTGAATCTCGCGGCGGTGATGGCGGAAGCCGACCGCTCGGTCGTGCTCGTGGACTACGACCTCGGGATGTCGAACGTCGGCGCTGTCCTCGACGTGGAGCCAGCGGAGGCGACGCTCCACGACGTGCTCGCGGGGGACGCGGACACGCTGGACGCCGTCGCAGAGGCACCCGGGGAGTTCGACGCGATGGTCGGCGGCACGCACATCGAGGACTTCGGGCGCGCGGACCCCTCGAAGCTCCGCGAGGTCGCCGAGGACCTCCGCGCGGAGTACGACGTCACCATCGTGGACACGGGCGGCGGCCTCAGCCACGACACGACCGTGCCGCTCGGGCTCGCCGACGACGTCCTGCTCGTGTCGACGCCACAGGTCGCCGCGCTGGAGAACACGAAGAAAACCCTCGAACTCGCGGAGCGCGTCGGCGGCGACGTCACGGGCTTGATTCTGACGCGCGTCGGCGGGTCGGCCGTGGACGTCGACGAGGCCGTCGAGCGCATCGACGCGCCGCTGCTCGGGACGATTCCCGAGGACGGCGCGGTCGCCGACAGCGAGGAGGCCGGCGAGCCGCTGGTCGTCTACGCGCCGGAGAACCCGGCCGCGCAGTCGTACCGCGAACTCGGCTACGAGCTGCTCGGCGAGTCGCCGCCCGTCTCGTTCCGCGACGGCGAGGCGGAGGGCGAGGTGTCCGCAGGCGCGGCGTTCGCGGAAGTCGCCGGCGACGAGGAGGAGCCCGAGCGCCGGTCGCTGCTCTCGCGGCTGACGGGCGGCCGGCTCGGCTGA
- a CDS encoding WD40/YVTN/BNR-like repeat-containing protein produces the protein MAEHTTSRRTFLKVAGGAAAVAVGGGAAATQVTAQSSSTWAEVSSPTSKSITAVVQTADGPHAIGSSGNILARADSQWQLVVDSGPDASNNPLNDVAVTSDGERIWFAGGSGAMGAYDVMTGKKHDYTAPDGKTSTWEAIATTGTIDREHVIVANGSGETLHGLFEQNDQGAYCMQWGTVTKPAGGSTIPGVAFSRGSSDTAYGISTSQAAFESTDFNSTWTQIGVSNANESFYDVLGDDETVYVSAGGGTIYRYDCGCQRWTPIDVGENALQGLDRVAPDKPVLAAGNGGYVYERTSNGWQEYDTPVGSDIYDVAYGGDTDPDVAVGSSGTILER, from the coding sequence ATGGCAGAACACACGACCTCCCGACGGACGTTCCTGAAAGTAGCCGGCGGTGCCGCCGCAGTCGCCGTCGGCGGCGGCGCGGCCGCGACGCAGGTGACCGCACAGAGCAGTAGCACGTGGGCCGAGGTGTCGTCGCCGACGTCGAAGTCGATAACGGCGGTCGTCCAGACCGCCGACGGCCCGCACGCCATCGGCTCCAGCGGGAACATCCTCGCGCGCGCCGACAGCCAGTGGCAGCTCGTCGTGGACAGCGGCCCGGACGCGTCGAACAACCCGCTCAACGACGTCGCCGTCACCAGCGACGGCGAGCGCATCTGGTTCGCGGGCGGCTCCGGCGCGATGGGCGCCTACGACGTCATGACGGGGAAGAAACACGACTACACGGCTCCCGACGGGAAGACGAGCACGTGGGAGGCCATCGCGACGACGGGCACCATCGACCGCGAGCACGTCATCGTCGCGAACGGCTCCGGGGAGACGCTCCACGGACTCTTCGAGCAGAACGACCAGGGCGCGTACTGCATGCAGTGGGGGACCGTCACCAAGCCCGCGGGCGGGTCGACCATCCCGGGCGTCGCGTTCTCCCGCGGCAGCAGCGACACCGCCTACGGCATCAGCACCAGCCAGGCCGCCTTCGAGAGCACCGACTTCAACAGCACGTGGACGCAAATCGGCGTCTCGAACGCCAACGAGTCGTTCTACGACGTGCTCGGCGACGACGAGACGGTGTACGTCTCCGCGGGCGGCGGCACCATCTACCGCTACGACTGTGGCTGTCAGCGGTGGACGCCCATCGACGTCGGCGAGAACGCGCTCCAGGGCCTCGACCGCGTCGCGCCGGACAAGCCGGTGCTGGCGGCAGGCAACGGCGGCTACGTCTACGAGCGCACGTCCAACGGCTGGCAGGAGTACGACACGCCGGTCGGCTCGGACATCTACGACGTCGCGTACGGCGGCGACACGGACCCGGACGTCGCGGTCGGCTCCAGCGGCACGATTCTCGAACGCTAA